The following is a genomic window from Polaribacter atrinae.
CTTATGCTGCTGCTTTAAATGGTTTAGATGCTATTGTTTTTACTGCCGGAATTGGAGAAAACTCAAGTTTAATGAGACATCTATCTTGTTCTAATTTAGAATTTTTAGGCATCGAATTAAACAATTCTAAAAACGAAATTCGTTCTAAAGAAATTAGAGAAATTCAGAAAGAACCAAGCAAAGTTAAAATTTTAGTGATTCCTACCAATGAAGAACTAGAAATTGCAAAAGAAACTTATGATCTCTTAAAATAACCATATGCGTATGTATTAAAAGAGCCTTCTTGTAACACTACTTGAAGGCTCTTTTTGGTACATAAAATAATTTTACTTTTAATTTTTTATAATTCTTTTTGTAACCACATTACCTTTTTCTGTTTCAATTTTTAAAAGGTAAACTCCGTTAACTAAATGTGCTATATTTAATTCATTTTTGGTGGACCTGAAAACTTTTTTTTCTAAAACATTAAATATTTCAACATTTTTTAGAGTAAAGTTTCTGTCATCAATCTTTAGAATTGAAGAAGTAGGATTAGGGTATATTGCAAAATCAATAAAACGAATGTCCTTGCTACCTGCAGTTTCTTCCCCATAATAATAAGTTGTTTTGTAATTTAAACCACTAGAAGAACTGATTAATTTATTGACAAAACTATTATCTTGCCCCGTTAACGCTTCAAAGCCGTATCTATCTTTAAATGGATGCGTAAAATTACGCATCAATTGAGAGAAATCAAAAGAATAACTTGTCTCATAATTAACGTCAAAAGAACCATTATCATACGACGATTCTTTGTCTAATATTAAATTTCCATTCACATCGTAACTATATTCTTCCTTGTAAGAGTTTTCGTAGGCAGACCCATTCCAATCTTGAGAAACATACTGTGTAATCTTATTATTTCCATTATAAGCATATACATCTTTACTTTTTAAAACCCAAGAAGTACCGTTCCAATCATAATTGATCAATTCAGAAACTAAGCCATTAGCTCCGTAAGTTATGTTAGTCTTATTAGAAACATCTTGCTGTACACTTTCTGCCTGATAAATCCAGTTAGTGCCATTCCAAAACTGACTAATAAATTCTGAAATTTTATTATTGTTATAACTATAAGATGATTTATACTCATTCACCCAAACACCGTTATTTAACTTTAAATCTATTGACTCTATCCGTTGGTTACTGCCATTATAGATGTAATTTGTTTTATAGCCAGAAGTAACATTACCTGTAGAAACATCATATTCCTCATAAAGTTCACTCGTTATTTTATGATCATTATTATACTCCATTGTTTCTTTACTATTATACTCCCAAAGACCAGTAACAGTATTCCAATAATAATATAATTCATCCGTAAGATTATTGTTAGTATCATATTGGTAAACATATTTACTACTATTTATCCAATTTGTTCCATCAAAATACTCATCAATAGAAGAGCTTAATTTTACTTGCCCAAAAAACGTAAATGAGCAAAAAGTTAATAGTGCTAAAGTAATTTTTTTCATAATTTTTTAATTTAATAGTTACACTTTAAAGTTATAAAAAAGAGATACTCACAACAATACCTACAAATAGGTATATTTCTAAAAAATCGTTGTTTAAAAAATTGTGAATCAACTTGCTAATTTTTACATTTGTATTTATAATTTTTATAATAAAATCATTAGAAATGGGAAGAGCATTTGAGCTTAGAAAAGGACGCAAAATGAAACGTTGGTCAGCAATGGCAAAAACCTTTACTAGAATTGGTAAAGATATTGTAATGGCTATTAAAGATGGTGGTCCAAATCCCGATTCAAACTCTAGGTTAAGGGCAGTTATGCAAAATGCAAAAGCTGCAAACATGCCTAAAGACAATGTAGAAAGAGCCATAAAAAAGGCTACGGATAAAGATACCGCTAATTATAAAGAAGTACTTTTTGAAGGGTATGCACCTCACGGAATTGCTGTTCTTTTAGAAACTGCTACAGACAATAATAATAGAACAGTTGCCAATGTAAGATCTGCTTTTAATAAGTGCGATGGAAACTTAGGTACATCTGGATCTGTTGTTTTTATGTTTGATCATGTTTGTACTTTTACCCTTAAAAAGGAAGATATTGACATCGATTTAGAAGAGTTAGAATTAGAATTAATAGATTTTGAAGTCGAAGAAGTTTTTGATGATGAAGAAGGAATTATCATTTATGCACCTTTTGAACAATTTGGAGCAATACAAACTTACTTTGAAGAAAATAGTACAGAAATTTTATCTTCTGGATTTGAAAGAATCCCTACTACAACCACAAAATTAAACGAAGAGCAACAAGCAGATGTTGAAAAATTGTTGGAAAAATTAGAAGAAGATGATGATGTACAAAATGTATTTCACTCTATGCAAATGTAAAAAGTATTTGGGCGTTACCACAAGGGTCGGGCTATACGCTACAAGTTCTCGCCCTATCGGGCTGTGGGCTTTTTGCTTCTATCCCTAACGCAATTAAAAAAGATCTATAGATTTTTTTACAATCCTTTAGTATAAAGACCTCAGTTATTAAAAATATCTGAGGTCTTTCTATTTTATAAATAGAAATAAAAGAGAAATACTATGTGACTTATTAAAAAAGATGGTGTCTTATAAATGAGGTGTACTTAAAAAGATACTTCTAACAAAAATCAAAAAAAGAAACCAGCGTCCTAACAACGCTGGTTTTATTGTATATGGTTTTTAAGTATTGCATTAAATATTTCTTCTTGTGCTAAAAAAGAAGTTTGTATCCCTAAAAAAGAAAGCTGCTCTAATCTACTTTCTAAACGAACATAATCTTTCTCTGTAGTTAAAACCAACTTCTTAGAAGACTTTAAATCAGTAAATTCCTGCTTAATTACTGATATTTCATTATCTGTAAAATGATGATGATCTGAAAATTTTAAGTGTTTAAAGTTTACTTCTTTTTCTTTTAAGAAAGACAAAAGTGGCGTTGGATTTGCAATTCCAGTAATTAATAAAACTTCATATTTTTTTAAATCATCAATCAAAATAGCTTCAGATCCAGCCGTTTTATCATCATAAGAAATGCTTGTAAAAAAAACTTCTTTATCGTATTTCCTTAACTTTTCTTCAATTTTATTTTTAGAATATTCAGATAAATGAACTGGGCATTTGGTTACTAAAATTACATCTGCTCGTTTTGCTCCTCTCCTACTTTCCCTTAAGTTTCCTGTTGGTAATAAAAAATCGTCCGTAAATAAATCATCAAACTTTGTCAATAAAATGTAAAAACTACCTTTTACTTTTCTATGTTGATACGCATCGTCTAACAAAATAACCTCTGGAGATTTATCTGCAATCAATTTAGTAATTCCTTGCACTCTGTTGGCATCAACAGCAACATCAATAGAATCAAATTTTTTAAAGTACTGCAAAGGTTCATCTCCTACATCTTCCGCAGAATGCGTACTATTTAACAACACAAAACCCTCTGTCTTACGTTTGTACCCTCTACTTAAAACAACTGTCTTAAAACGATCTTTTAATAAACGAATTAAATATTCTATTTGCGGAGTTTTACCAGTTCCGCCTACACTTAAATTACCAACCACAATTACTGGAACCTTAAATGAAGTCTGTTTAAAAAAACCTACTTCAAAAAAGAAATTACGGATACTAGTAACCACATCATAAATAATGGCAAAAGGGAATAATAAAAATCTTAGAAATTTCATCGATACGAAAATAAGCAGGTTAAACTCATTAAAAAAAGAAAAAGACACGAATTTCATGTATATTTTTTTTATAAATCTAACCATTCTTTTTATTCTACATTTTCTATAGCTGTAAGTAATTTGTACTCAAACAGACAATAAAAAATATTACAACCAATATCATTTGATAAAATTAAAATAAAGAAAATCTAATTTTTTATACGTTCTAATATTTTAATTGCTACTTTAAACTATCCACAAGACATTCTACGTTATTATTTGAGCGAATTAAAGAAATTTATGCCCAAAAAGCAGGTCATTTTTATGAATTGATAAAGGGAAATAGTAACTTTGGTTTTTGATACCATATTTATGATAATAAAAGACATCACCAATTATTTAGAAGAATTAGCGCCTTTAAATTATGCTGAAAATTTTGATAATGTTGGCTTATTGGTTGGTAATTACAATACAACTGTTTCTGGCGTACTAGTAACCCTAGATACTTTAGAAGAAACGGTAGAAGAAGCAATTGCTAAAAACTGTAACTTAATTGTAAGTTTTCATCCTATTATTTTTGGAGGTTTGAAAAAACTAAACGGTAATTCTTATGTAGAACGTGTGGTTTTAAAAGCCATTAAAAATGACATTGCAATTTATGCAACACATACTGCCTTAGACAATTCTAAAAACGGAGTTTCGGCAAAAATGTGCGAAGTGTTAGGTTTAGAAAACCCTAAAATTTTAATTCCTAAAAAAGGGATTATAAAAAAATTGACCACCTACGTTCCTGCTAAAAATGCCGAAAAATTAAGAAACCTTCTTTTTTCTGCAGGAGCCGGAAGTCTTGGTAATTATGATAATTGTTCTTTTAATACTTTGGGAGCCTCTACATTTAAAGGGAACGAAAACTCAAATCCTACGATAGGAGAAAGAGGAATAGATCATACTGAAAAAGAAACTCAAATTTCTGTAGTTTTTGAAAGTAAATATGAAGCTGCCATTTTAAAAGTTTTAAAAGGAAATCATGAATATGAAGAAGTTGCTTACGAGCTACTTACTACAGAAAATGTTTATCAAAATATTGGAATGGGTATGATTGGTGAGTTGCCCGAAGAAATGGATGAAAAAGCATTCCTTTTATATTTAAAAGAAACAATGCAAACCGATTGTGTGCGTCATTCTAACTTGATCAATAAAAAAATAAAAAAAGTAGCTGTTTTAGGCGGATCTGGTAGTTTTGCCATTTCTAACGCAAAAAGAGCAGGCGCAGATGCGTATGTGAGTGCAGATTTTAAATATCATGAGTTTTTTAAAGCCGAAAACAGTATTCTTTTGGCAGATATTGGACATTATGAGAGTGAACAGTTTACAAAAAACCTTTTGGTTGACTATCTTACGAAAAAATTTAGTAATTTTGCAGTCATTTTATCAGAAAAAAGTACAAATCCTATATATTATATATAACCATGGCAAAGAAGAAAGAAATTTCGGTTGAAGAAAAGTTAAGAGCTTTATACGATTTACAATTAATCGACTCTAGAATTGACGAAATTAGAAATGTTAGAGGTGAACTACCTTTAGAAGTTGAAGATTTAGAAGATGAAGTTGCCGGATTAAACACGCGCATTGCTAATTTAAATCAAGATGCAGTAAACTTAGAAACAGACATTAACAACAAGAAATTAGCTATTGAAGAGTCTAATGGGTTAATGAAAAAGTATGATGAACAACAAAAGAAAGTTAGAAATAACAGAGAATTTGATTCATTATCTAAAGAAATTGAATATCAAGATTTAGAAATTCAATTAGCAGAAAAAAGAATTATTGAATACAAAGCAAAAATTGCTCAGAAAAAAGAAGTAATTGATGCTACTAAAGAAAAGTTAGCAAAACAAGAAAAACATTTAAGTCATAAAAAGGCTGAATTAGATGCTATCTTAAAAGAAACTGAGAAAGAAGAAGAGTTATTAGCTCAAAAATCTGATGAATTTTCTCAAACTTTAGATGCACACTTATTTGCTGCTTATACAAGAATTAGAACTAAAGTAAAAAACGGTTTAGCAGTTGTTGCTATAGAGCGTGGAGCTTCTGGAGGTTCTTACTTTACAATTCCACCTCAGGTGCAATTAGAAATAGCAAATAGAAAGAAAATTACTATCGATGAGCATAGTGGTCGTATTTTAGTAGATGCTGCTTTGGCTGAAGAAGAAAAGTTAAAAATGGAAAAATTCTTTTCTTAATCTTTCTACACAATTTATAAAAAAAACTCGAAGCTGTTAAAAGCTTCGAGTTTTTTGTTTTTAAGATAACGCTAATTAATTTCTCTAAATTGTAGCTACGTATTTATATAAATCCAAAAACTATATAAACAACTGCTTAATTTAACTTTAAATCTTAAGTAAAAAAACAATCTCTTTTAGTTTATATAACCATTACATTCCTAAAATAAAACACATAAAAAAACTCGAAACAAATAGTTCCGAGTTTTAAATTTTATAAAGTATCTAAGTAAATTAGTAATCTAATTTTTTAATATAGCTTAACTTTTCTTTCCAAATAGCTAAATCTGCTTTAAACTCATTAACTCTGTTTTTTACATTTAACACTAAAGGATTATCATCTGTAGCGTTAGAAAAGAAACCTAAATTGTTTTCTAATTGCTGAATTTCTTTTACAACTTCATCAATTTTCTTTCTAACAAACATTTGTTCAGAATCTAATTTTCTAACATCATCATCTGCTGCAAGACTATCTACAACATGAGTAAACTTTAACATAGAAACTTCATTCTTATCTAGATCTAAACTACCTAAAGCTCTATCGATTAACTTGTTAAATTTACTATCTATATGTCTAGCATTTCTTGGTAAAGCCCCTAAATTTCTCCAGTTATTTATAATTTCAAAGATGCCTTCTTTAGTAGGATCTTTTATTTCTTTAACTGTTTCTAAGAACTCTTTTTTAGCATCTACCACCTCTTGTTGCTCTTTATTTAAAGAGTTTTTCTGATCGTGATATCTATCAAAATAATGGTTACAAGCTGCTTTAAAGCGTTTCCAAATATCATCAGAAAATTTACGAGGTACATGACCTATTTTTTTCCAATCTGCTTGTATTTTCTTTAAAGTATTCGTTGAAGATTCCCAATCTTCACTTTCTTTTAACGATTCTGCAAGCTCAATTAACGCCATTTTTTTCTTTAAATTCTCTTGCTGATCATTTTTTTCATGCTTGTAAAAAACATTTTTTGCACTATTAAATTTCTTTGTAGCAGCTTTAAATTTTTGCCAAACTTCTTCACTCTTAGAATACGGAAGTTTTCCTGCATTAAAATATTCTTGCCTTAGCTCTTCTATATCTTTAATGCTTTTTTGCCAATCATTATGAGTTTTATTATTAGCAGTGTCAAAAGCATTCAGCTTTTCTACCACCAATAATTTCTTTTCTATAATTTCTTGATGTTTAGAACGCATTTCTCTAAAATGATCATGCCTTCTATCATGAATTTTTTTAGTAGCTTCACTAAATTTACCCCAAACATCTTCTCTCATTTCTTGAGAAACTGGTCCAATATCTTCTTTCCAGATTTTATGTAAATCTTGTAACTCTTTAAAAGCAACATTAATATCGGCAACTTCTGCCAATGCATTTGCTTTTTCAATAATTTTTAATTTTTCTTCTAAATTATGTTTAAAATCTAAATCTCTAAAATCATTGCTTAAATGCAATAAATCGTAAAAACGCTCTACATGATGATGATAGGTTTTCCAAGTATCATTGTAATGATTCTTAGAAACGGCTCCAATAGTTTTCCAAGTATCTTGCAACTCTTTAAAACTTTTATACATTGTTGCAGTATCTGCAGTTTCAATTAAATCTTTTAATTGCTCAATAACAGAAAGCCTTTTTTCTAAATTAGAAGAAAGTTGCTTGTCTAGATCATTATAATGTGCATCACGTTGCTTTTTATATTCAGACAACAGCGTATTATAATCCGTTTTTATAGGGCTAGAAAATTGAAAATCGATAGAATTACCTCCTTCTTCTAAAAAGGCTGCTTTCTTTTCTGCCAAAAG
Proteins encoded in this region:
- a CDS encoding DUF349 domain-containing protein, whose amino-acid sequence is MLEKNEVNVDKTEKKVEEVVNETKQVEVVENVEKTDDTTDAVEEIEKSIAVDAEKDSEKDEELGAVDYSKLSLEDLVVELKTTLSNNPVQKNKNQVEGIKSAFNQKFGALLAEKKAAFLEEGGNSIDFQFSSPIKTDYNTLLSEYKKQRDAHYNDLDKQLSSNLEKRLSVIEQLKDLIETADTATMYKSFKELQDTWKTIGAVSKNHYNDTWKTYHHHVERFYDLLHLSNDFRDLDFKHNLEEKLKIIEKANALAEVADINVAFKELQDLHKIWKEDIGPVSQEMREDVWGKFSEATKKIHDRRHDHFREMRSKHQEIIEKKLLVVEKLNAFDTANNKTHNDWQKSIKDIEELRQEYFNAGKLPYSKSEEVWQKFKAATKKFNSAKNVFYKHEKNDQQENLKKKMALIELAESLKESEDWESSTNTLKKIQADWKKIGHVPRKFSDDIWKRFKAACNHYFDRYHDQKNSLNKEQQEVVDAKKEFLETVKEIKDPTKEGIFEIINNWRNLGALPRNARHIDSKFNKLIDRALGSLDLDKNEVSMLKFTHVVDSLAADDDVRKLDSEQMFVRKKIDEVVKEIQQLENNLGFFSNATDDNPLVLNVKNRVNEFKADLAIWKEKLSYIKKLDY
- a CDS encoding YebC/PmpR family DNA-binding transcriptional regulator; amino-acid sequence: MGRAFELRKGRKMKRWSAMAKTFTRIGKDIVMAIKDGGPNPDSNSRLRAVMQNAKAANMPKDNVERAIKKATDKDTANYKEVLFEGYAPHGIAVLLETATDNNNRTVANVRSAFNKCDGNLGTSGSVVFMFDHVCTFTLKKEDIDIDLEELELELIDFEVEEVFDDEEGIIIYAPFEQFGAIQTYFEENSTEILSSGFERIPTTTTKLNEEQQADVEKLLEKLEEDDDVQNVFHSMQM
- a CDS encoding Nif3-like dinuclear metal center hexameric protein; the protein is MIIKDITNYLEELAPLNYAENFDNVGLLVGNYNTTVSGVLVTLDTLEETVEEAIAKNCNLIVSFHPIIFGGLKKLNGNSYVERVVLKAIKNDIAIYATHTALDNSKNGVSAKMCEVLGLENPKILIPKKGIIKKLTTYVPAKNAEKLRNLLFSAGAGSLGNYDNCSFNTLGASTFKGNENSNPTIGERGIDHTEKETQISVVFESKYEAAILKVLKGNHEYEEVAYELLTTENVYQNIGMGMIGELPEEMDEKAFLLYLKETMQTDCVRHSNLINKKIKKVAVLGGSGSFAISNAKRAGADAYVSADFKYHEFFKAENSILLADIGHYESEQFTKNLLVDYLTKKFSNFAVILSEKSTNPIYYI
- a CDS encoding zinc ribbon domain-containing protein, yielding MAKKKEISVEEKLRALYDLQLIDSRIDEIRNVRGELPLEVEDLEDEVAGLNTRIANLNQDAVNLETDINNKKLAIEESNGLMKKYDEQQKKVRNNREFDSLSKEIEYQDLEIQLAEKRIIEYKAKIAQKKEVIDATKEKLAKQEKHLSHKKAELDAILKETEKEEELLAQKSDEFSQTLDAHLFAAYTRIRTKVKNGLAVVAIERGASGGSYFTIPPQVQLEIANRKKITIDEHSGRILVDAALAEEEKLKMEKFFS
- a CDS encoding T9SS type A sorting domain-containing protein encodes the protein MKKITLALLTFCSFTFFGQVKLSSSIDEYFDGTNWINSSKYVYQYDTNNNLTDELYYYWNTVTGLWEYNSKETMEYNNDHKITSELYEEYDVSTGNVTSGYKTNYIYNGSNQRIESIDLKLNNGVWVNEYKSSYSYNNNKISEFISQFWNGTNWIYQAESVQQDVSNKTNITYGANGLVSELINYDWNGTSWVLKSKDVYAYNGNNKITQYVSQDWNGSAYENSYKEEYSYDVNGNLILDKESSYDNGSFDVNYETSYSFDFSQLMRNFTHPFKDRYGFEALTGQDNSFVNKLISSSSGLNYKTTYYYGEETAGSKDIRFIDFAIYPNPTSSILKIDDRNFTLKNVEIFNVLEKKVFRSTKNELNIAHLVNGVYLLKIETEKGNVVTKRIIKN
- the lpxK gene encoding tetraacyldisaccharide 4'-kinase: MKFLRFLLFPFAIIYDVVTSIRNFFFEVGFFKQTSFKVPVIVVGNLSVGGTGKTPQIEYLIRLLKDRFKTVVLSRGYKRKTEGFVLLNSTHSAEDVGDEPLQYFKKFDSIDVAVDANRVQGITKLIADKSPEVILLDDAYQHRKVKGSFYILLTKFDDLFTDDFLLPTGNLRESRRGAKRADVILVTKCPVHLSEYSKNKIEEKLRKYDKEVFFTSISYDDKTAGSEAILIDDLKKYEVLLITGIANPTPLLSFLKEKEVNFKHLKFSDHHHFTDNEISVIKQEFTDLKSSKKLVLTTEKDYVRLESRLEQLSFLGIQTSFLAQEEIFNAILKNHIQ